A region from the Brachyspira hampsonii genome encodes:
- the rpmC gene encoding 50S ribosomal protein L29: MAKDKKDYKSLGLEELKGELLKLEKEYQEHRFEKVVGDARQTHQLKKARKDIARVKTFIRQHELGIKK; encoded by the coding sequence ATGGCTAAAGATAAAAAAGATTATAAGTCATTAGGTTTAGAAGAGCTTAAAGGTGAACTTCTAAAATTAGAAAAAGAATATCAAGAGCATAGATTTGAAAAAGTAGTTGGTGATGCAAGACAAACACATCAGCTTAAAAAAGCTCGTAAAGATATAGCTAGAGTTAAGACATTTATTCGTCAGCATGAACTTGGCATAAAAAAATAG
- a CDS encoding type Z 30S ribosomal protein S14, with protein sequence MARLALKVKATKKQKYKTRQYNRCPICGRPRAYIRQYKMCRICFRDLANKGLIPGVTKSSW encoded by the coding sequence ATGGCTAGATTGGCACTTAAAGTTAAAGCTACAAAAAAACAAAAATATAAAACAAGACAATATAACAGATGCCCAATATGCGGCAGACCTCGTGCTTATATAAGACAGTACAAGATGTGCAGAATATGTTTTAGAGATTTAGCAAATAAAGGTTTGATACCGGGCGTAACTAAGTCTAGTTGGTAA
- the rplD gene encoding 50S ribosomal protein L4 — translation MEVVILNENGDSVGNLEIVDEIFKSEVNNNLLYEAIKNELANRRQGTHSTKTRAEVSGGGKKPWRQKGTGRARAGSTRSPIWVGGGKTHTPKPRDYSYRLPKKMKRKALLSVLSLKYGNNVLKVFEDFTFDAPKTKRMASFISKVKEPNTRKVAFVVGKDESLGDNYNKLLLSLRNIKDLKLVNADSMSIHPLFYADEVYFTKTALSKLNARIKG, via the coding sequence ATGGAAGTAGTAATACTAAATGAAAATGGAGATAGCGTAGGCAATTTAGAGATTGTTGATGAGATATTTAAATCAGAAGTTAACAATAATCTACTTTACGAAGCAATCAAAAATGAATTAGCTAACAGACGCCAAGGAACTCACTCTACAAAAACAAGAGCAGAAGTTTCAGGAGGCGGTAAAAAACCTTGGAGACAAAAAGGCACAGGTAGAGCTAGAGCAGGTTCTACAAGATCCCCAATTTGGGTAGGCGGCGGTAAAACACATACACCTAAGCCTCGCGATTATAGCTATAGATTGCCAAAGAAAATGAAACGTAAGGCTCTATTGTCTGTTTTATCTTTAAAATATGGAAACAATGTTCTTAAAGTTTTTGAAGATTTCACTTTTGATGCTCCAAAAACAAAAAGAATGGCTAGTTTTATAAGTAAGGTTAAAGAACCAAATACAAGAAAAGTGGCATTTGTAGTAGGTAAAGATGAATCTTTAGGTGATAATTATAATAAATTGTTATTATCTTTAAGAAACATCAAAGATTTAAAGCTTGTAAATGCAGACAGTATGTCTATACATCCTTTATTTTATGCTGATGAGGTATATTTTACTAAAACAGCTTTATCTAAATTAAATGCTAGAATTAAGGGTTAA
- the rplC gene encoding 50S ribosomal protein L3, with product MVGIIGKKLGMTTVFDETGNAIAVTVVEAGPCTVMQIRDNEKDGYSAIQLGYGAVKEKHLKKPQIGQFKKANLEPKKYLKEFRMDDASSYTVGQELKADIFQAGDFIDVSSLSKGRGFAGVMKRHNYDGGPMSHGSNFRRRAGSIGCNSYPARVWKGKGMPGHMGNTLTTIQNLKVVEIRPDDNLIMIKGAIPGAVNSIVKLTSAAKKRNKKKNSMN from the coding sequence ATGGTAGGAATAATTGGCAAAAAATTGGGTATGACAACAGTTTTCGATGAGACTGGTAATGCTATAGCAGTAACAGTAGTAGAGGCTGGACCATGCACAGTTATGCAGATAAGAGATAATGAGAAAGATGGCTACAGTGCTATTCAATTAGGCTATGGTGCCGTAAAAGAAAAGCATTTAAAAAAGCCTCAAATAGGTCAGTTTAAAAAAGCAAATTTAGAGCCTAAGAAATATTTAAAAGAGTTCAGAATGGACGATGCTAGCTCTTATACAGTAGGTCAGGAGCTTAAAGCGGATATATTTCAAGCAGGCGATTTTATAGATGTTAGTTCTTTGAGTAAGGGTAGAGGTTTTGCCGGCGTAATGAAAAGACATAATTATGACGGTGGTCCTATGAGCCACGGTTCTAATTTCAGAAGAAGAGCAGGTTCTATAGGATGTAACAGTTATCCTGCAAGAGTATGGAAAGGTAAAGGTATGCCTGGACATATGGGTAATACTTTGACTACTATACAGAATTTAAAGGTGGTTGAAATAAGACCAGATGATAATTTGATTATGATTAAAGGTGCTATACCTGGTGCAGTTAATAGCATAGTTAAATTAACATCAGCAGCTAAAAAACGCAATAAGAAAAAGAACTCAATGAATTAA
- the rplE gene encoding 50S ribosomal protein L5: MSVLKDRYEKEIKQSLLKDMNLSSTMAIPKIEKIIINMGVTQAVTDKKYVDSAVEELSQIAGQRAVVTRAKKSIANFKLRQGMPIGCRVTLRGERMYDFLERLIFIALPRVRDFQGIPRRGFDGNGNYNLGIKEHTIFPEISFDKTDAVKGLNITIVTTADNDDMARTLLERVGLPFRAAPKSQENK, encoded by the coding sequence ATGTCAGTATTGAAAGATAGGTATGAAAAAGAAATTAAACAGTCTCTTCTAAAAGATATGAATTTAAGCTCTACTATGGCTATCCCTAAAATAGAGAAAATTATAATCAATATGGGAGTAACTCAGGCTGTAACAGACAAAAAATATGTTGATTCTGCTGTAGAAGAACTAAGCCAAATAGCAGGACAAAGAGCTGTTGTAACAAGAGCTAAAAAGTCTATAGCTAATTTCAAATTAAGACAAGGAATGCCTATAGGCTGCAGAGTAACTTTAAGAGGCGAAAGAATGTATGACTTCTTAGAGAGATTAATATTCATAGCATTACCAAGAGTAAGAGACTTCCAAGGTATTCCTAGAAGAGGTTTCGATGGTAATGGCAACTATAACTTAGGAATAAAAGAACATACTATATTCCCAGAGATAAGTTTTGATAAAACAGATGCCGTAAAAGGCTTAAATATAACAATAGTAACTACTGCAGATAATGACGATATGGCACGCACTTTATTAGAAAGAGTAGGTTTGCCATTCCGTGCAGCACCTAAAAGTCAGGAGAATAAATAA
- the rplB gene encoding 50S ribosomal protein L2 — translation MAIKKFKPTTPSLRYRTVVDFSDITTNEPCKSLVCGKKRISGRGSNGRITMRRRGGGHKKLFRFVDFRRDKHDIEAKVVSIEYDPNRTARIALLHYTDGEKRYIIWPLGLNVGDRVVSGENAKVKVGCTLPLKKIPLGTIIHNIEITPGKGGQLVRAAGGGAQITAKSGGYCVIRLRSGEERRILENCYATIGQIGNLDHFNTTDGKAGTTRHKGRRPKVRGVVMNPVDHPHGGGEGKSGQGNPHPVSPTGVPTKGYKTRKKHKYSDRLIIKRRGGKK, via the coding sequence ATGGCTATTAAGAAATTTAAACCGACAACACCAAGTTTACGCTATCGTACAGTAGTGGACTTTTCGGATATTACGACAAATGAGCCTTGCAAATCATTAGTATGCGGAAAAAAGCGTATAAGCGGACGCGGTTCTAATGGTCGTATAACTATGCGTCGTCGCGGAGGCGGACATAAAAAACTTTTTAGATTTGTAGATTTTAGAAGAGATAAGCATGATATAGAAGCTAAAGTGGTTTCTATAGAGTATGATCCTAACAGAACTGCTCGTATAGCACTATTACACTATACAGATGGCGAAAAAAGATACATAATATGGCCATTGGGACTTAATGTAGGTGATAGAGTAGTAAGCGGAGAAAATGCAAAAGTTAAAGTTGGCTGTACTTTACCATTGAAAAAAATTCCATTAGGTACTATAATACATAACATTGAAATAACTCCTGGAAAAGGCGGTCAGCTTGTTAGAGCAGCAGGCGGTGGTGCTCAAATAACAGCTAAATCAGGCGGTTATTGTGTAATAAGACTTCGTTCTGGTGAAGAAAGAAGAATCTTAGAAAATTGTTATGCTACTATAGGTCAGATTGGCAACTTAGATCATTTCAATACTACTGATGGTAAAGCTGGTACTACAAGACATAAAGGCAGAAGACCAAAAGTAAGAGGTGTTGTAATGAACCCAGTAGATCACCCACATGGCGGTGGTGAAGGTAAAAGCGGACAAGGTAATCCGCACCCTGTTTCACCAACAGGCGTGCCTACTAAGGGTTACAAGACTAGAAAGAAACATAAATATTCTGACAGATTAATAATCAAAAGAAGAGGGGGTAAAAAATAA
- the rplR gene encoding 50S ribosomal protein L18, whose amino-acid sequence MSLREKIKAQRERRKRSIRIKIEGSSERPRLTVHKSLKYVSAQIIDDSKGITLASASSQEKDLKSGKNVDIAKEIGKILAARAKEKNINEVVFDRNGYIYHGKIKSLADGAREAGLKF is encoded by the coding sequence ATGAGTTTAAGAGAAAAGATTAAAGCTCAACGCGAAAGAAGAAAAAGAAGTATTCGTATAAAAATAGAAGGAAGTTCAGAGCGTCCAAGACTTACAGTTCATAAAAGTCTTAAATATGTATCTGCTCAAATAATAGATGATAGTAAAGGTATAACTTTAGCATCAGCATCTTCTCAGGAAAAAGATTTAAAAAGCGGTAAAAATGTGGATATAGCTAAAGAAATAGGTAAAATTTTAGCCGCAAGAGCAAAAGAAAAAAATATAAATGAAGTTGTATTTGACAGAAACGGATATATATATCATGGAAAAATAAAATCCCTAGCTGACGGTGCTCGTGAAGCAGGATTGAAATTTTAA
- the rpsC gene encoding 30S ribosomal protein S3, giving the protein MGQKVSPIGLRLGINKTWSSKWFEDSRTYADSLHEDLSIRRYIMNYYYKTLKEEQKKIGGKKESFDPAISDIQIVRFPDRINIFISTARAGVVIGPKGQRVETVKTTVQKMVKKPVHFSITEIRDAELDATLAAQNVARQLEMRVAFRRAMKSVITQAMKKGAKGIKVMCSGRLAGADIARTEQYKNGSVPLHTLRANIDYGTAEALTTFGIIGIKVWIYKGEILDKKEHKQDDAGKVISAKGDR; this is encoded by the coding sequence ATGGGTCAAAAGGTTAGTCCAATAGGCTTAAGACTCGGAATTAACAAAACTTGGTCTAGTAAATGGTTTGAAGATAGCAGAACTTATGCAGACAGCTTGCATGAAGATTTATCTATCAGACGCTATATAATGAATTACTATTATAAAACATTAAAAGAAGAACAAAAGAAAATAGGCGGAAAGAAAGAGTCTTTTGACCCTGCTATATCTGATATACAAATAGTTCGTTTCCCAGATAGAATAAATATTTTCATCTCTACTGCAAGAGCAGGTGTTGTAATAGGACCTAAAGGTCAGAGAGTTGAAACTGTAAAAACAACAGTTCAGAAAATGGTTAAAAAACCAGTTCATTTCTCTATTACAGAAATCAGAGATGCAGAGTTAGATGCTACTTTAGCGGCACAGAATGTGGCTCGCCAATTAGAAATGCGTGTTGCTTTCAGAAGAGCTATGAAAAGCGTTATAACTCAAGCTATGAAAAAAGGTGCTAAAGGTATAAAAGTTATGTGTTCTGGCCGTTTAGCAGGAGCTGATATTGCTAGAACAGAACAATACAAAAATGGTTCAGTACCATTACATACATTAAGAGCTAATATAGATTACGGCACTGCAGAAGCACTTACTACATTCGGTATTATCGGAATAAAAGTGTGGATCTATAAGGGAGAAATTCTTGATAAAAAAGAACATAAACAAGATGATGCAGGTAAAGTTATCAGTGCCAAAGGAGATAGATAA
- the rplN gene encoding 50S ribosomal protein L14 — protein MIQVPSTLNVADNTGVKKLKCIKVLGGSRRRYATLGDVIVCSVTDIIPTCSIEKGKVVKAVIVRVKKEVRRPDGSYIRFDENAAVIVDDKREPRGKRIFGPVARELRDRGFMKIVSLAPEVI, from the coding sequence ATGATACAAGTACCAAGTACTCTTAATGTAGCCGACAACACTGGCGTGAAAAAGTTAAAATGTATTAAGGTATTAGGCGGAAGCAGACGCAGATATGCTACTTTAGGTGATGTAATTGTTTGCTCTGTAACAGATATAATACCTACTTGCTCTATAGAAAAAGGTAAAGTAGTAAAAGCCGTAATAGTAAGAGTAAAAAAAGAAGTTAGACGCCCTGACGGTTCATATATTCGTTTTGACGAGAATGCTGCTGTTATAGTAGACGATAAAAGAGAGCCACGCGGTAAACGTATATTCGGACCGGTAGCTCGTGAACTAAGAGACAGAGGCTTTATGAAGATAGTATCACTTGCACCAGAGGTAATATAA
- the rplX gene encoding 50S ribosomal protein L24, protein MIKKQDLSKTKYKVKKGDTVEVIAGEQSGERGEVLSVDRTRGRVLVKNINMVKKTMPKSQENQKGGIVEKEASIHISNVMVVNKAGKATRVGRKEVDGKLKRYAKKSGEVLDK, encoded by the coding sequence ATGATAAAGAAACAAGATTTAAGTAAGACAAAATACAAAGTAAAAAAAGGCGATACTGTTGAGGTAATAGCTGGAGAGCAAAGCGGAGAACGCGGAGAGGTATTGTCTGTAGATAGAACAAGAGGCAGAGTTTTAGTAAAAAACATCAATATGGTTAAAAAAACTATGCCTAAAAGCCAAGAGAATCAAAAAGGCGGTATAGTTGAAAAAGAAGCTTCAATACATATATCCAATGTAATGGTAGTAAACAAAGCTGGAAAAGCTACTAGAGTTGGAAGAAAAGAAGTAGATGGTAAACTAAAAAGATATGCCAAAAAATCGGGCGAAGTTCTTGATAAGTAA
- the rpsS gene encoding 30S ribosomal protein S19 produces MSRSIKKGPFVDKNLFKKIQAGDNKHQIKTYSRASTIIPEMIGFTINVHNGKTFVAVYIQENMIGHKLGEFAPTRKFISHAGAAKVGKK; encoded by the coding sequence ATGTCTCGCTCTATAAAAAAAGGACCTTTTGTAGATAAAAATCTTTTTAAGAAAATACAGGCTGGAGATAACAAGCACCAAATAAAAACTTATAGCCGTGCTTCAACAATTATTCCAGAGATGATAGGTTTCACTATAAATGTACATAATGGTAAAACATTTGTAGCAGTTTATATACAAGAAAATATGATAGGTCATAAACTAGGCGAATTTGCACCAACAAGAAAATTTATATCTCATGCAGGTGCCGCTAAAGTAGGTAAGAAATAA
- the rplV gene encoding 50S ribosomal protein L22, which produces MDYKVKVRYLRIGRRKVARLLPFVKGEYVNHAISNLAAMPQMSSVVLRKAIKSGIANAIFQSRNINPDTLWVKTAYVDKAPTLKRIRAASRGSADPILKRLSHITIILSDDKKPEKKKLKAKSAKTEEAPKAAEV; this is translated from the coding sequence ATGGATTATAAAGTAAAGGTACGTTATTTACGCATTGGCCGCAGAAAAGTAGCAAGACTTCTTCCTTTTGTTAAAGGCGAGTATGTTAACCATGCTATATCTAATCTTGCAGCAATGCCTCAGATGTCATCAGTAGTTCTAAGAAAGGCTATTAAAAGCGGAATAGCTAATGCTATATTCCAATCAAGAAATATCAATCCGGATACATTATGGGTAAAAACTGCTTATGTAGATAAAGCACCTACTCTAAAAAGAATACGTGCAGCAAGCAGAGGCAGTGCAGATCCAATATTAAAAAGACTTTCACATATTACTATAATTTTAAGTGATGATAAAAAACCTGAAAAGAAAAAATTAAAAGCTAAAAGTGCTAAAACAGAAGAAGCACCTAAAGCAGCGGAGGTATAA
- the rpsH gene encoding 30S ribosomal protein S8 codes for MSVHDPIADALTIIRNGCRAKKESVAIPFSTKMENILAILKKEGYINDFKKVEVKDKNFFRIEIDLKYYEGSSVIEGIQRVSTPGLRVYTSVDTIPQVKNGFGISVISTSKGVMTDKEARKEKVGGEVLCHVW; via the coding sequence ATGAGTGTACATGATCCAATAGCAGATGCTTTAACTATAATAAGAAATGGTTGTAGAGCAAAAAAAGAGTCTGTTGCTATACCTTTTTCTACAAAAATGGAAAATATACTTGCAATTTTAAAGAAAGAAGGTTATATTAATGACTTCAAAAAAGTAGAAGTAAAAGATAAAAATTTCTTCCGCATAGAAATAGATTTGAAATATTATGAGGGAAGTTCAGTAATAGAAGGAATTCAAAGAGTATCAACTCCAGGTTTAAGAGTTTATACATCAGTAGATACTATACCTCAAGTAAAAAATGGTTTCGGTATATCTGTAATATCTACAAGTAAAGGTGTAATGACAGATAAAGAGGCTAGAAAAGAAAAAGTCGGCGGCGAAGTTTTATGCCACGTTTGGTAA
- the rplP gene encoding 50S ribosomal protein L16, translating into MLQPSRMKYRKHHRGRMKGKSKRGSNLTFGDYGLMALEPVWLTDRQIEAARIAISRHVKRVGKMWIKVFPDKPYTKKPAETRMGKGKGNVEYWVAVVKPGKVIFEIAGVPEELAQSAFRLAGFKLPIKTKFIKREAI; encoded by the coding sequence ATGTTACAACCATCAAGAATGAAATATCGTAAACATCATAGAGGCAGAATGAAAGGCAAATCAAAGAGGGGAAGTAATTTAACTTTCGGAGATTACGGCTTAATGGCATTAGAACCTGTATGGCTTACAGATAGACAAATTGAGGCTGCGCGTATTGCTATATCAAGACATGTTAAACGTGTAGGTAAAATGTGGATAAAAGTATTTCCAGATAAACCTTATACTAAAAAACCTGCTGAAACTAGAATGGGTAAAGGTAAAGGTAATGTTGAATATTGGGTAGCTGTAGTTAAACCTGGAAAAGTAATATTTGAAATAGCAGGTGTTCCAGAAGAGTTAGCTCAATCAGCTTTCAGACTAGCTGGTTTTAAGCTCCCTATAAAAACTAAGTTCATTAAGAGGGAGGCTATATAA
- the rplW gene encoding 50S ribosomal protein L23 has translation MYSLLIEPILTEKSNMLRTEPRGTEKRYYVFKVRQDANKQELMKAVEKIFNVHPLDCKIINVKPKKKNRRMSRRGYTRSYKKAIIVLDGKESIDIVK, from the coding sequence ATGTATTCACTTTTAATTGAACCTATACTTACAGAAAAAAGTAATATGCTTAGAACTGAGCCTAGAGGAACAGAGAAGCGTTATTATGTATTTAAAGTAAGACAGGATGCTAATAAGCAGGAATTGATGAAAGCGGTTGAGAAGATATTTAATGTGCATCCGCTAGATTGTAAAATAATAAATGTTAAGCCAAAAAAGAAAAATCGCAGAATGAGCAGACGCGGATATACACGCAGTTATAAAAAAGCGATAATAGTTCTTGACGGCAAAGAATCAATAGATATAGTAAAATAA
- the rpsJ gene encoding 30S ribosomal protein S10 has protein sequence MKEQKIRVKLKAFDIELIDQSAQSIVASVKKTGARVSGPIPLPTSIRKVTVIRSPHVNIKSREQFEMRIYKRLIDIFDVTPQTTESLKKLALPAGVDVQLK, from the coding sequence ATGAAAGAACAGAAAATACGAGTTAAACTAAAAGCCTTTGATATTGAGCTTATTGATCAATCAGCTCAGTCTATAGTAGCTAGTGTAAAGAAAACAGGAGCTAGAGTATCAGGACCTATACCATTGCCTACAAGTATTCGTAAGGTAACAGTAATAAGAAGTCCGCATGTAAATATTAAATCAAGAGAACAATTTGAGATGCGTATATATAAAAGATTAATAGATATCTTTGATGTAACACCTCAGACAACAGAGTCTCTTAAGAAATTGGCGCTTCCAGCTGGGGTTGATGTTCAGCTTAAATAA
- the rplF gene encoding 50S ribosomal protein L6 has product MSRLANKPIAIPQGVEVKIDGHKVIVKGKRGELTREFFDYIIIELENNSLWVKPPKIESTDEKAIKENRAKYSAQLGLVWKLVSNMIEGVTNGYKKVLQLEGTGYRSNVQGDTITLQLGFSSDVKMKIPEGVKVTVEKDTKIIIEGNDKEQVGELAMNIKKKRPVEPYKGKGVRFDGEHVKYKESKKAAK; this is encoded by the coding sequence ATGAGTAGATTGGCAAATAAACCTATAGCGATACCTCAAGGTGTTGAAGTTAAGATAGACGGACATAAAGTAATCGTAAAAGGTAAAAGAGGGGAGTTGACAAGAGAGTTTTTTGATTATATAATAATTGAACTCGAAAATAATTCTCTTTGGGTTAAACCTCCTAAAATTGAAAGTACTGATGAGAAAGCTATTAAAGAAAATAGAGCTAAATATTCTGCACAATTAGGTCTAGTGTGGAAGCTCGTTTCTAATATGATAGAAGGCGTTACTAACGGATATAAAAAAGTTCTTCAATTAGAAGGTACAGGTTATCGTTCTAATGTTCAAGGAGATACTATAACATTGCAATTAGGCTTTTCTAGTGATGTGAAAATGAAAATACCGGAAGGTGTTAAAGTAACAGTAGAAAAAGATACTAAAATAATTATCGAAGGCAATGATAAAGAACAAGTAGGTGAGCTTGCTATGAATATCAAAAAGAAAAGACCTGTTGAACCTTATAAAGGTAAAGGTGTTAGATTTGACGGCGAGCATGTAAAATATAAAGAAAGTAAAAAGGCTGCTAAGTAA